One Archangium violaceum genomic window, TAGGCCGTGTAGCCACCCTGGACATACGCGGTCTCGGGAGCCATCGTCAGCAGGAAGCCGGAGCCGTAGCTCGCGGCGATCTGCCGGACGGCGTCGATCAGATTGACGATCTTCGGCGTCTTCGGGTTGCGGAAGTCGGTGTCTCCGCCGTCGAGCGCCAGGGAGCTGCCTTCCAGATCGATGTCCATGCCGTCGAACCCATACGTGTCGATCAGCGACTTCATCGTGGTGATGAAGTTCTGTTTGGCCGAGGACGTGGTCAGCTCGATCGTTCCGTTGGCGCCACCGATGGAGATGAGCACCTTCTTGCCCTGGCTCTTCAGGTACGCGACGTCCGCCTTGAATTCGGCGACGGTGGCGTTGTAGGGCGTGAACACCATGTTGCCGGTCGTCGAGCCGCCGCTCGGCTCGGCGAAGGCGACCTGGATGACGTTGTAGCTCGGGGAGATGTCACGCAGACGGATGTTCGTCGAGCCGTTGTCGAAGTTGTGCCAGTAGCCGACGATGACCTTGCTGCCAGCCTGCGGGGCGCTCATCGTGGTCGCGGAGGCGCTGACGCTGGATGCGGAGCGGTTGCCAGCGGCATCACGGGCCTTCACGGTGAAGGTATAGGTGGTGCTGGGGGAGAGGCCGGAGACGGTGGCGCTGGTGCTGGCGGTGGTGGCAGCCAGGGTGGAGCCGACGAAGACCTCGTAGCCGGTGACGCCCACGTTGTCGGTGGAGGCGTTCCAGGCGAGGGAGACGCTGTTGCTGGTGGTGCCCGTGGAGCGCAGGCTGGTCGGAGCGGTGGGCGCCTGGGAGTCGGCGATCTGCGGGTCGGTGGTGATGCTGAAGGCGGAGCTTGCGGCGGAGCGGTTACCAGCGGCGTCGCGGGCCTTCACGGTGAAGGTATAGGTGGTGTTGGGGGAGAGGCCGGAGACGGTGACGCTGGTGCCGGTGGAGCTGGCCGCCAGGGTGGAGCCGGAGAAGACCTCGTAACCGGTGACACCGACGTTGTCGGTGGAGGCGCTCCAGGAGAGGGAGACGCTGGTGGAGGACTTGGAGGTGGAGGTGAGGCCCGAGGGAGCCGAGGGGGCCTGGGTATCGGAGCTGCCGGCCTTCTCGAGCCAGAGGGCGGCGACGTTGGGCGGCTCCCAACCCGGGAGGGACTGATGGGCCTGACGGCACTCATAGCCCTTGCCGCCGTAGGTGACGGTGTCGGCGACGGCATAGTTGGTATAGGCCGCCCAGGCGCCGCGGTCGGCGGCGGAGGCCAGGGCGGGAATCAGGCTGAGCACCAGCGCGAAGACGACCGTCAGTGCGAACGCCTGTTCCCCCAGACGTCGGGTCAATTGTTGCAGGTTCATCGGTGATTCCTCACAGCAGGGGATGAGAGAGCGCCACGGTAGGCGCGGGTACAACGCCTCCCGTGGAAGTGTTTGGGAATTACTTCAGGGCATCGAGATAGGGCCGGTGGCTGTTCGTGAACTCGTAGTTCGCGAAGGCGTCCCAGTTCACCGACCAGGACATCAGTCCCCGGAGGCTCTTGTTGTTCGCCACATTGCTGCGCACGGTGTAGGAGCCGATCGGAATTCCCTTCACCAGGGCATCCACCGCCTTCTGCACTTCCGCGGGAGCCGTATAGCCGCCGCCCGCATTGACATTGGCTGGAAGCCCGATGGCCACCTGATCCGGACGAAGCGCGGGGAAGAAGTAGCTCGGGTTCTTGCCGACGGGGAACCCGGTGAGCAGCATGTCGGTCATCGCGACATGGAAGTCCGCGTTGCCCATGTTGTGATACTGGTCGTCGAGCCCCGTGATCGGTCCGGAGTTGTAGTCCTGGACCTGCAACCAGCTGAGGATGTCCCGGAGCGCGTGGATGACCGGCAGGTAGGCTCCGGCGCGGGTGTCGCAACCCAGGCAGCTGCCGCCGTAGAACGAATACCCGAGCTGCACGAAGAACGTCTCCGGCGCCATCGTGAGCACGAACTTCGAGCCGAAGTGGTCGCGCACGGCGCGGATGGCGGAGATCAGATTCTTGATGAGAGGGGTCGTCGGATTCCTGAAGTCCGAATCACCGGAGTTGAGCTGCAACGAATGGCCCTCGAAGTCGATGTCCATTCCGTCGAACCCGTACTTCTCGATGATGGAGATCATCGAGTTCACGAAGGCGGTCCTGGCCGCCTCGGTCTCCAGCCGGACCTGGCCGTTGGCGCCGCCGATGGAGATGAGCACCTTCTTGCCCTGGCTCTTCAGGTACGCGACGTCCGCCTTGAAGTCGGCCTCGGTGGAGTTGTAGGGCGTGAAGCCAATCGTGCCTCCCGTCGCGCCGTTCGTCGGCTCGGCGAAGGAGACGTTGATCACATCCCACTTCGGAGAGACATTGCGCAGCCGGATGAAGCCAGAGCCGTTGTCGAAGTTGTGCCAGTAGCCGATGAGGATCTTGCTGGGGATGTCGCCCGTGGACGTGGCGAGCGTCGTCGCGGAGGCGCTGACGCTGGCGGCGGAGCGGTTGCCAGCGGCATCACGGGCCTTCACGGTGAAGGTATAGGTGGTGCTGGGCGAGAGGCCGGAGACGGTGGCGCTGGTGGCGGTGGTGGTCGCCGCCAGGGTCGAGCCGCCGACGAATACCTCGTAGCCGGTGACGCCGATGTTATCCGTGGAGGCGTTCCAGGTGAGGGAGACGCTGTTGCTGGTGGTGCCCGTGGAGCGCAGGCTCGTCGGAGCGGTGGGCGCCTGGGAGTCGGCGATCTGCGGGTCGGTGGTGACGCTGAAGGCGGAGCTTGCGGCGGAGCGGTTGCCAGCGGCGTCGCGGGCCTTCACGGTGAAGGTATAGGTGGTGTTGGGGGAGAGGCCGGAGACGGTGACGCTGGTGCCGGTGGTGGTGGCCGCGAGGGTGGAGCCGGAGAAGACCTCGTAACCGGTGACGCCGACGTTGTCGGTGGAGGCGCTCCAGGAGAGGGAGACGCTGGTGGAGGATTTGGAGGTGGAGGTGAGGCCCGAGGGAGCCGAGGGGGCCTGGGTGTCGGAGCTGCCGGCCTTCTCGGTCCAGAGGGCGGCGACGTTGGGCGGCTCCCAACCCGGGAGGGACTGATGGGCCTGACGGCACTCATAGCCCTTGCCGTCGTAGGTGACGGTGTCGGCGACGGCATAGTTGGTATAGGCCGCCCAGGCGCCGCGGTCGGCGGCGGAGGCCAGGGTGGGAAGCAGGCTCAGCACCAGTGCGGCGATGAACGCCAGTGCGAACGCCTGTTGCCCCAGACGTCGGGTCAGCTGTGGCAAACGATGGATGAGCATCCTGGCTCTCCTTTGGTGAGCGGCACCCTTGGGCCCGAAGGTTGGCGAAGGGGGTCGTCACATGGAGAGGCGATCCATTTTTTTCGGGTCACTCAGGCTTTCCCGGCCTGGTGTTGAGATGTGTACGAACCTTCAATCCCAGCCGACTGGAATGCCTAGATTGGGTGGGTGCCCGTTCGTTCCAAGACTCGCGCCACGGCGCGTCATTCCGCCGCCCGCCGCTCCCGTCGCAAGCCCCGGATCGTGGTCCGGCATGATCTGACCGCACCGGAACCCGCGCCTCCGCTGATTCCCGAGCTCATGCCGAGCCGCCGGGAGCGCAAGCATCAGGGCCGGGTTCTGCGCGAGAAGACGCCGCGAGCGGAGCATTCCCGGTGGAATCCCCCGGCGGATCGGCCGGATCCCATCACGCTGCTGGAGGCCTCCAACAGCGGCCGGCTCCCGTCCCTCGTTCCCATCCGCCACGCGCGCATGCTCGAGGATCCGTTCGCCTTCCTCCGGGGCTCGGCCGTCGTCATGGCGAACGATCTGGCGCACACTCCTCATACGGGCATCAAGGTGCAGGCCTGTGGGGACGCGCACCTGGCCAACTTCGGCGTGTACGCCACCCCTGAACGCAACCTCGTCTTCGACGTCAACGATTTCGACGAGACGCTTCCCGCGCCCTGGGAGTGGGACCTCAAGCGGTTGGTGGCGAGCATCTGGGTGGCGGGTCGCTGCAATGGCGTGGCGGAGGCCCGGTGCGAGGAGGCGGTGGAGGCCAGCGTGCGCAGCTACCGCCGCTGGATGGGCAGGATGTCCCGCTGGTCCTTCCTCGACGTCTGGTATTCGTGCGTGGACGCCCGGGAGGTGCTGGAGTCGATTGGCCAGGAGGAGCGGGAGAGTACGGAGAAGACGCTCGCCCAGGCGCGCCGGCGGACCCAGTTGGCCACCCTGCCCAAGCTCACCGAGCTGCGCGAGGGTCGCCGCTGCATCATCCACGCCCCGCCCCTCGTGGTGCGCTCCCCTCGTGAGCACGCGGAGCTGCTGGCCGAGGTGCTCCAGGTCATGGCCGGGGGTTACCTGTCCTCGCTGCAGGGGGACCGCGGCACGTTGGTGCGGCGCTACCAGACGGTGGATGTGGCGCGCAAGGTCGTGGGCGTGGGCAGCGTGGGGACGCGTTGCTACATCGCGTTGCTGCTCGGCGCGCACGAGGAGGACCCTCTCTTCCTCCAGGTGAAGGAGGCGGGGCCGTCCGTGTTGGAGCCCTTCGCCGGCAAGAGCGCCTACCCCCATGCCGGGCAGCGGGTGGTGGAGGGGCAGCGGTTGATGCAGGCCGCCAGCGACATCTTCCTCGGCTGGTGCCAGGTGGGCGGACGCGACTTCTACGTGCGCCAGCTGCGCGACATGAAGGGCAGCATCGACGTGGAGCGCCTGTCACCCCGCGGGCTACGCGAGTACGCCTCGCTCTGTGGTCAGACATTGGCCCGGGCCCACGCGCGTGGGGGAGACGCGGCCATGCTGCGCGGCTATCTCGGCCGGAGCGGGGCGTTCGACCTGGCCCTGTGTCGCTTCGCGCGCGCCTACGCCGACCAGACCGAGCAGGACTTCGCCCTCTTCCAGAAGGCGGTGCGCAGCGGCCGGCTCCTGGCCCACGAGGAGTCCTGAAGGACTACCAGGAGACCTCCAGGTCGATGCTGAGGTCTCCGGTCTTCCGCGCGCGGACGCTCACGAGCTTGATGCCCAGCTTCTGGGCGATCGCCCACGCCCCTCCCTCATGGTAGGCGAGCGGCAGGAAGGTGCGCTGGATGGTGATGACGCCACTGTTCGGCCCCGTCCACGACACCGCGGGCTTTCCATAGGTCGTCACGACCCAGTAGAGCGTCTGCAGGGCGATCATGAACTGCTGGGGACCTCCTCCGGCCTGTTGCAGCGCCGTGCGCCCGACGGCGGTCTCCATGTAGCTCTGCCCCGCCTTGAACCCGATCTGTCGCAGGGCCTCCTCGAAGTTGTCGTTGTACCTGGGGCTCAGCGCGCGAGCCGCCGCGGAGAGCAACAGCAGCAGCGAGCGGGTGGGATAGTTGAAGAACTCCGCGAAGGACTTCTCCCCGCTGGCCGCCAGGCAGCGCTGCACCATGGCCTCGTTCTGCCCGAGCTCCCGCACCACGCGCAGCATGGAGGTGAACAGGAATCCCCGCGTGGTGTGCTGGGGCGTCGCCAGGCTCAACCGGTGCTGGAGATCCTTCTCGGCGTCGTACGCGATGTCGTTGCCCGGATTCGACTCAGTACCCATTCGCATTCCAGCGGCATCGAGTTGGGGGGGGCGCGGCGCCGCGTCACCGGATACTACAACGGGATGGCCCCAGACAGTCTCACTCTTGGTACGTCCTATTTGAAGGAGCCTACCCAGCCGGGCGGGTGAGCGCTCGGGCGCTCCATCTGGAACCTGGCGTCCGACGCTCATGTCAGGGGCCTCGATGCCCCTGGATTCCTCTCCTCCGAAGCGCTGGTTCGACTCTCCGCGTGTCTGCTGGCCCGCACTGGGGGCCGCCCTGGTTCTCGGCCTTTCCACGTTGGTCATGGGGTTCGCCCTGGATGATTATATCCACCTCCTCATTTTCGAGGGACAGTGGCCCCTGGGCTCGCCCTTCGAGCTCTTCCGCTTCGCCGGAGGCAGTCCCGAGGGCATGCGACGCATCGTGCAGGAGGGCCCCTATCCCTGATGGCCGTTGCCCGAGATGATCCGCACCAGTGATGCCGAGCAGGCCGTCCGGAGCCCGGCGCACATGCTCGGCGAGGGCGTGCAGGTGTCGCTGGAGGGAATGAAGGTGACGGTGCTGGCCGCGGACGCCCAGGGGCCCACGCGGCTGGGCTTCGACTTCGATGCGCCGCTCGAGGAGCCCTCGCTCGTGTTCCTGCATTGGCGGGAGGGCGTTGCACCGGCTCATGCCTCCGCCGCGGGGGGCACGGCTGGAGCTCTCGACCGTGAAAGGTGGAGCTCCGGCGCAACCGTTGTGAGGAGGCTTCGCGGACGGAGGGCCGGGCCGAGGCGCCACAACCCCGGGCCCGGCACTCCCTTCGCGTGAGACGTCTACTTCTGCGCCTGCACGAGGCCGCAGGCGATGCGGTCACCCGCGTTGCCCGCGGGGTCGCTCTTGTAGTCATCCGCGGTGGCATGGACGACGATGGCCGCGCCGTCCTGGTCCTGCACGTCCTTCATCGCGAGGCCGTGGGCGAAGAAGTCGAACTGCACCTTGCCATCGGCGTTCACGTAGAGGTTGGGCAGGTCACCCTCGTGCTTGCCCTCGGCCGCGAGGACGCCGTGCTTCTTCTTGGCCGGGTTGAGGTGGCCTCCGGCGGAGGTGAAGGCAGGGGCCTCGCACTTGCCCGTCTGGTGGATGTGGATGGCGTGCTCGCCGGGGGGAATGTTGGAGAGCGAGCCCTTCACGAGCATTCCATGAGGCGTCTCGGTGAGCGTCACCGTGCCCACGGATTGGCCCTTCGCGTCCTTCACATCGGCGGTGGCGCCAGCCGCGGCCCCGGTCTTCGTGGCGGCCTTCTCCTCCTTCTTGGCGGCGGCCTTCTCCTTGGCGGTGGGGGCCTTGCCCTGGGCGAGCGCGGGGCCGGCGAAGCAGAGGACGGTTGCGGTGAGCAGCGCGCGGATTTTCATGAACGGTGTCTCCTTCTCTGCGGGAATTCCCGATTCCGGACTTCCGGATCGATAGAGAAGGTGGACACTAATGCGTCGGACACATTCCTCAAGGCTGGAGAGCAGCCAGGGGAACAGGAACGACACGTGAGGCGCCATAGACGGGGGCCCAGCGCTGCTGCACGTCGGGGCCGTTGAGGAAGCGCACGATTGTCCGATAGGCGACTAGCGGACCGCCGAGCGCCTCCGCCCACGCCAGCCCGCGTGGGGAGAGATTGGGAACGAGCGGACCCAGCTCGGCCTCGGAGCGCGTGACGCGGGTGATGTCGAGGCCCTCGTCGCGCACGCGTTGGGGGACGAGCAGGGGCGCGAAGCGGGCGTGGCGGTGGTCGTGCACGCAGCCTTCCTCCTCCAGGAGCGCGGCGGACAGGGGCAGCTCGCGCACGTTGAAGAGGAGCTTCACGGCGCCGCGGTGGGGATCCCACGGGCCGCGCAGGCGGTGATCTCCGCGAGGGATGAGGCGTCGATCCAGGTAGCAGAAGGCGCGAGCCTCGGAGGGGAGGGTGCCGCGGTGACGCGCTCCGGCGTAGCGGAAGAAGGGGCGCACGCACGCGGGCTCCACCGTGAAGGGCGGGCCTTCCTTCAAGGCGCGCAGCTTGGGCAGCAGGGCCTCGGGGATGGAGTGGGCGCGGGCGAACCGGTCGAGCTCCTCCAGGGGCGTACGAGCGAAATCCTCGAGACGTTCGAGGAGCCGTCGTGGCTCCTCATCCACCAGCAACTCGTCGAAGCGCGTCTTCACGCCGGGAAGGCTCACCGGGACGAGTGTGTCGAGCGGCTCGCCCTCGGAGCGCCAGCGAGCATCGAGCCATGCGGCCTCGGGAGGAGTCGGAGCGAGACGCCACTCGGGGGCCTCGGGAGTGAACGGTGTCGACACCTGCCCCTCGCCCCCTGGGAGAGGGACGGGGTGAGGGTATGGCGTGAACACGGGTTGAACCCGCGAATCCGGAGGCGACGTCCACACGGTGATGCACGTGCGGACCTGCGTGCCGGCGAAGGCACCCGGGCCGAGGTCCACCACCTCGCGCAGGGACAACATCCCCAGAAGCGCGGCACGAAGGGGCGCGTAGAGGAAGGCGTCGAGGAGGCTGGTGGGGGTGATGAAGGCGAGCACGCCGGGGCGCGAGGAGAGCCGGTGCGCGGCGAGCAGGAGGAAGAAGGCGAAGTCATCGCGCAGGCTGGTGCCCGGAGGGAGCGCGAGCGGCAGCAGGGCGCGCAGTCGAGCGTAGGCGTCGCGATCCTTCAGGAGCGCGGAGGTGCCGTTATAGGGCGGGTTGCCGATCCACATCTCGCGATGGGCCGGGGGGAGGCGCGAGAGCAGGGGTTCGAGCCCGCCGCGCAGGGCATCACCCACGCGGATGTCCGCGCCGGAGAGGCGGGTCTGACAGGCGTGGGCCACTTCGGGGGAGAGCTCCAGGCCGGCGAGGTGGGCGTCGGGCCGGGCGCGAGCCGCGGCGGCGAGGAAGGCACCGGCACCGCAGGCGGGATCCACCACCGCGAGCGGTCCATCCCCGGCGTACGCGAGGGCGAGTGCCAACGTCCGCTCCACCAGCGGCGCGGGTGTGTAGAAGGCACCCATCGCGCGCCGGTCGAGACCGGGGAACTGGTGGACCAGCGCCTCCTCGTCGAGGAGGGGCGGAGCGGTGGGGGCACGCGGCATCCGGCCGCCATACTACTCCGGGCGGCTTTCCTTGCCGGGCCGGGCCGTAGCAACATGGCCTCCAGAGCTCACATGTCGCCTCCACCGTCGAAACCGAAGGTTCCCACCACGGGTGTGCCGCTGGGGGCAGATGACGACTCGCCCACCGTGGTCGAGCCGCGCAGGCTCATGCTCCCGAGAGCCCCCGTCCGGTCGCGCGGTGACGATTTCGAGGATGTTCCCACCAACCCGGGGCGTCCGCCCTTCGCCAGGCCGGGCACGAGCCCCAGGATGCCGGACCTCAACGGAGAGACCACCAGCCCGGGCAGCCCGGCCTTCACGGGGGTGGCCCCCGAGGTCCGCCAGAGTCGCTGGCATGATCGCTCCGCGGCGCCACGGGGCGTGCTTCCGGCCGAGGTCATCTCGAAGGGCCTGGACGAGGCGCTCCAGAAGGCCGCGCGCGCGAAGGCACCCGTGGGGGCCACGCGTGAGCAGCTCAAGACGGACTGGCTGCCCCTGCTGCGCCAGGTGGTGGAGCAGACCGGTGGGGACGGGTTGGATGTCTATGTCACGCAATTGCTGTCACCACCGGGCCGCACGGCGATGACGCCCCTGGTGGACGACCTGGCCGCGGGCATGGAGCGGCTGAATGCCGCGCTGGATGCGCCCTCCCTGCTGGCGGTGGCGCGGGAGCTCCAGGCCGTGGTGGCGCGGGCCCTGGGCGAGCTGGCGCCGCGAGCCATTTCGCTCGACCTGCAGGAGCGCGAGCTGGACGGCCGTGTCGATGTGGACATGCTGCTGTTCATCCGCTTCGCCTCGAACGCCGAGCTGTCCGAGCGGCGGAGCCATGCGGGGAAGACCTTGGAGGACCTGCGGCAGCAGATGCGCGCGCTGTCGGGGATGCAGCCGGGTGGGTTGTTCTCCAGCTTCGCCCGGGTGAAGGTGGAGAAGCGCGTGATGGATGCCGAGGCCCGCCGTCGTGGTGGGAGCTGAACCGGCTCCGGACTTTCGAACACAGGAGGCGCAGCGGAATGGAAGGCGTTCAGCGGCTGGTCGCACGTCGCGTGGAGAAGATGCTGGATGCGCTCGCGGCCCAGGTGGCGCGCGGGCGGGCGGGGGAGGACGTTCCGACCTTCAACCTCACCCTGCACCTGGCGCAGGGGGTGAGGCTGTCGGGGGTGTTGCTGGACTACCTGCCGCGCGAGGCCATTCTCCTGGCCTCGGCGAAGGAGGGCCTGCTGTCGCGCGGCGAGGCGGTGACGTACGTGGAGTTCTCCTCCGTCATCGCGGTGACGGTCGAGCCCCCGGCGTTGCTCAACCAGGTGCCCTTCCTCGTGCGGCCCGCGCTCAACCGGGAGGATCTGCTGCGGCACGCGGAGAAGCTGGCCCTGGGCCTCACCGAACAGTTCTGGCCCGGTGAGCAGAAGCTCGGCGGCAAGCCCCTGAGCTTCGAGGTGGACTGGGTGGAGCTGGATACGGAGCCCGGACGGCGCGCGCTCGAGGACGCGATGAACGCGGTGGCGCACGCGCTGCGCCTCATCGGGAGGGAGCCCAACGGGCGGGACACCCTGAAGCGTATCTCCCGGGTGATGTTCGCCAGGGGCCGCAACACGGCGGCCTCGCTCGAGGGCGACACGGGGAGGATCTCGGTGGACCCCGCCGCTCCCGTGCCGCCCGCGCAGACGTTGCGCAAGGGGCTCGCCGCGGGCCTGTGAGCCCGCGGGGGCTCGCGCCTCAGGGGATGTTCTTGGCCGTGCCCGTCGCCTTCGGATCTTCCTTCGGAGGCTCGGGCGCGACGAGGGGCTTGGCGGGGACGGGCTTTGCGCCCGCGGCCACCTGCAACTCCACCATGCGCGACCAGAGGGAGGGCGCGCTACCCACCAGCACGTTGTCCTCCACCGTCAGCTTCCGCTCGTTCTGGGCGCGGCGGTAGAGGCGCTCGGGAATGGAGGGCTGCTTCGGGTCCGAGTCGCTCACCGACACCTGCTCCTGGACGGTGATGGAGTCGGGGTTGAAGACGAGGGTGGACGTCAGCTCGAACTTGCGGCGCAGGCCGTTGGGCATCTCGAAGACCTGCTCGCGGGCGAGCGGGAACCAGCCGGCGCCCAGGCAGGCGCGCTCGGAGTCGGACACGGCCTCCGCGAAGAAGCGGCCGTTGCGCAGCGGGAGGATGCGCGCGGCGCGCCGGCACACCTGGGGCTGCTCGTTCGTGCACGCGTCGCCCTCGGCCACCAGCACGTCCGTGGAGCCCACGCGCTCCAGGCGCAGCTGCACGTTCTCCGTCATGCCGCGCAAGGAGCCCAGGCCGCGGACGGTGAAGCCCTTCTTCGTCGTCTCCACCAGGGCCACGGGGCCGAGCCCCTCGCCGTTGTCGAAGCGCCGGGTGATGATCCACACCAGCCGCTCATTGGCCTGGGTGGTGACGAGGATCAGATCCTTCTCGTCCATCCGCGCCTTGGGCGGGAGCGGCTTGGGCTGGGGGCCCGCCTCGCGGCACTCGTCCGCCGAGGGCTCCTCCCAGGCCACGGGAGCACCCGAGCAGTCCACGGGGGGACGGGGCGCCGCTCCGTGCTTGGCGTCGAAGCCGTGCAGCAGCAGGCCGAACCACGTGTCGGGCGTGGGGAAGGAGCGCTCACGCGGATTGACGGTGGCTTCGCACAGCTGGGGTCTCGGAACAGTGGCGCAGCCCACCAGCGGGGTGGTGAGAGCAAGGGCTGCGACCAGGAGTCTTCGTTTCATCGTTTCCTCGGGCCTCCCTGGGGGCCTGGTACCTATGCCTCAGCGAACCGGATGTCCCAACCCCCCTCGGGGTCGAGAGAGATGCTCAGCTGCCTGGGGACCGAGCCGGCGGCCAGGCGCTCCAGCAGCTCACGAGAGACGGCGGGCATCAGCGAGCCCTGGAGGATGTGCTCCACGTTGCGCGCGCCCGTCTCGGCCTCGGTGCAGCGCTGTGCCAGCTCGTCGAGCAGCTCGGGGGCGAGCGTCGTCTCCACGCCGTGGACGGAGCGCAGGCGCCCCACGAGCTTGCCGAGCTTCATCGCGACGATCTCCCGCATGATGTCGGGGCCCACGGGAGCGTAGGGGACGATGGTCATGCGCGCGAGCAGCGCCGGCTTGAAGTGCTTGCTGAGGCTGGGGCGCACCTTGGCGATCATCTCCTCGGCGGTGGGCGTGGCGCCCGACTCGTGCATCTTCATGAGGATGTCCGAGCCCAGGTTGCTGGTGAGGATGACGACGGTGTTGCGGAAGTCGACGGCGCGGCCCTCGCTGTCGTTGAGCACGCCCTTGTCGAACACCTGATAGAAGAGGTTCATCACCTCCAGGTCGGCCTTCTCGCACTCGTCGAGCAGCACGACGGAGTAGGGGCGCTGGCGCACGGCCTCGGTGAGCAGGCCGCCCTCGCCGTAGCCCACGTAGCCGGGCGGCGAGCCGATGAGGCGGCTGACGGTGTGCTTCTCCTGGAACTCGCTCATGTTGAACGTGGTCATGAAGCGCTCGCCGCCGTAGAGGACGTCGGCCAGCGCCAGCGCCGTCTCCGTCTTGCCCACGCCGCTGGGGCCCACGAAGAGCAGCACGCCGATGGGGGTCTCCGGGTTGCGGATGCCCGCCTGGGCGATGCGGATGATCTCCGCCACCTTGCGCAGGGCCGGCTCCTGGCCGCGCACGCGCTCGGTGAGCCGCGACTCGAGGCCCAGCACCGCCGTGAGCAGGTCGCTGCGCATCTTGCCCACGGGGATGCCCGTCCAGCTGGCCACCACGCGCGCCACGATGTCCGCGTCCACCTCCGCGTGCACCAGCGGCTCCTCGCCGCGCACCTGGGCCAGCTTCGCCGAGGCCTCGTCCACCGCGGCCTTCAGGGGGGCCTTGTCGGCGTCGGCCGGAGCGGAGAGCAGCGCCTTGCGCGCGTCCATCAGCGCGCCCACCGCGGTGCGCTCCTCCTCCCACCGGGCCCGCAGGGAGGCCAGGTTGTCGTTCACGGCGGCGAGCTTCTGCTCGACCTCCTCCACCTTCCCGGCCTCCACCGGGTGGCCCTCGGCGATGTCCCGCTTGCGCGCGTCGCGCTCGCGCTCCAGGGCGGAGATCTCCTGCTCGAGCGCCACCAGCTCGTCGGGCCTGGTGGACAGCTCGATCTTCACGCGCGCGGCGGCGGTGTCGAGCAGGTCCACGGCCTTGTCCGGGAGCTGGCGGCCGGAGATGTACCGGCTGGACAGCCGCACCGCGGCGGAGACGGCCTCGTCGCGGATGGTGACGCCGTGGGCGGCCTCGTAGGTGGGCCGCAGGCCGCGCAGCATCAGCTCGGCCTCCTCGACACCCGGCTCGTCCACCTTGACGGGCTGGAAGCGCCGCTCGAGCGCGGCGTCCTTCTCGAAGTACTTCTTGTACTCGCCCCAGGTGGTGGCGGCGATGGTGCGCAGCTCACCACGCGCGAGCGCCGGCTTGAGCAGGTTGGCGCCGTCACTGCCGCCCGTCGCGCCGCCGGCGCCGATGAGCGTATGGGCCTCGTCGATGAAGAGGATGATGGGCGTGGGTGACGCCTTCACCTCGTTGATGACGGACTTGAGGCGGTTCTCGAACTCACCGCGCACGCCCGCGCCGGCCTGCAGCAGACCGAGGTCGAGCCCCATCAGCTCCACGTTCTTCAGCGCGTCGGGCACCTCGCCCTTCACGATGGCCCAGGCCAGCCCCTCGACGAGCGCCGTCTTGCCCACGCCCGGCTCACCCACGAGGATGGGGTTGTTCTTCCGGCGCCGCGAGAGGATGTCCACCATCTGGCGGATCTCCCGGTGGCGTCCGAAGATGGGGTCGATCTTCCCCTCGCGCACCCGGCCGGTGAAGGACGTGGCGAAGCGCTGGAGCGCCTCTCCGCCGGCCGCGCCACGGGCGGACGCCGCGGACGTGGCACCTCCCGCGACGGGCTCGGGGCCCATCTCCACCGACTCTGGCGACGGCCGCAGCACCACGTCCAGCGAGGCCATCAGCTCGTCACGGGAGATGGCGTCCAGCTCGGGGAAGAGCTCGGCGGTGTAGCGATTGCGGCGG contains:
- a CDS encoding N-6 DNA methylase → MPRAPTAPPLLDEEALVHQFPGLDRRAMGAFYTPAPLVERTLALALAYAGDGPLAVVDPACGAGAFLAAAARARPDAHLAGLELSPEVAHACQTRLSGADIRVGDALRGGLEPLLSRLPPAHREMWIGNPPYNGTSALLKDRDAYARLRALLPLALPPGTSLRDDFAFFLLLAAHRLSSRPGVLAFITPTSLLDAFLYAPLRAALLGMLSLREVVDLGPGAFAGTQVRTCITVWTSPPDSRVQPVFTPYPHPVPLPGGEGQVSTPFTPEAPEWRLAPTPPEAAWLDARWRSEGEPLDTLVPVSLPGVKTRFDELLVDEEPRRLLERLEDFARTPLEELDRFARAHSIPEALLPKLRALKEGPPFTVEPACVRPFFRYAGARHRGTLPSEARAFCYLDRRLIPRGDHRLRGPWDPHRGAVKLLFNVRELPLSAALLEEEGCVHDHRHARFAPLLVPQRVRDEGLDITRVTRSEAELGPLVPNLSPRGLAWAEALGGPLVAYRTIVRFLNGPDVQQRWAPVYGASRVVPVPLAALQP
- the tssH gene encoding type VI secretion system ATPase TssH, which gives rise to MEGSAIRVEPKALVRRLTPTATRTLEAAVARASNGRFYEIVPEHMLAQMLEPEDSDVARLLQHFQVDRLRLAASMERAIQGLRAGNAGRPVFSETLFQWFEDAWLMASVEQGATRLRSGALFAQFVTRRNRYTAELFPELDAISRDELMASLDVVLRPSPESVEMGPEPVAGGATSAASARGAAGGEALQRFATSFTGRVREGKIDPIFGRHREIRQMVDILSRRRKNNPILVGEPGVGKTALVEGLAWAIVKGEVPDALKNVELMGLDLGLLQAGAGVRGEFENRLKSVINEVKASPTPIILFIDEAHTLIGAGGATGGSDGANLLKPALARGELRTIAATTWGEYKKYFEKDAALERRFQPVKVDEPGVEEAELMLRGLRPTYEAAHGVTIRDEAVSAAVRLSSRYISGRQLPDKAVDLLDTAAARVKIELSTRPDELVALEQEISALERERDARKRDIAEGHPVEAGKVEEVEQKLAAVNDNLASLRARWEEERTAVGALMDARKALLSAPADADKAPLKAAVDEASAKLAQVRGEEPLVHAEVDADIVARVVASWTGIPVGKMRSDLLTAVLGLESRLTERVRGQEPALRKVAEIIRIAQAGIRNPETPIGVLLFVGPSGVGKTETALALADVLYGGERFMTTFNMSEFQEKHTVSRLIGSPPGYVGYGEGGLLTEAVRQRPYSVVLLDECEKADLEVMNLFYQVFDKGVLNDSEGRAVDFRNTVVILTSNLGSDILMKMHESGATPTAEEMIAKVRPSLSKHFKPALLARMTIVPYAPVGPDIMREIVAMKLGKLVGRLRSVHGVETTLAPELLDELAQRCTEAETGARNVEHILQGSLMPAVSRELLERLAAGSVPRQLSISLDPEGGWDIRFAEA